From Toxorhynchites rutilus septentrionalis strain SRP chromosome 2, ASM2978413v1, whole genome shotgun sequence, a single genomic window includes:
- the LOC129768428 gene encoding clustered mitochondria protein homolog isoform X1, translating into MALGTEKIDGNSTSSVSKGGPAAAATNAESKKKGNGKKQRNSKEKESSPPLTGGKQTSKEPQVNGHSEAINGGVNGHASETEHQNGTDADSSGKKKSDSEVMEIIQDTGFTVQILSPGVEALSVQVSSMELVQEIHQLLMDRDDTCHRTCFSLQLDGVTLDNFAELKNIEGLKDGSIIKVVEEPYTMREARIHVRHVRDLLKSMDPADAYNGLDCSSLTFLHSITQGDILEKKKGRSDSVDCTPPEFIMPGAKERPLLPLHPGVGKKGPQPLKVLTTSAWNPPPGPRKLHGDLMYLYVVTMEDRRLHISACPRGFFINQSSDDVFDPRPDNPSYLCHSLIDLLSQISPTFRRCFAQMQKKRTQRHPFERVATPYQVYTWSAPALEHTIDAIRAEDTFSSKLGYEEHIPGQTRDWNEELQTTRELPRETLPERLLRERAIFKVHSDFVTAATRGAMAVIDGNVMAINPGEDSKMQMFIWNNIFFSLGFDVRDHYKELGGDAAAFVAPRNDLHGVRVYSAVDVEGLYTLGTVVIDYRGYRVTAQSIIPGILEREQEQSVVYGSIDFGKTVLSHEKYLELLNSAGKHLKILPHSVLNDKGEEIELCSSVECKGIIGNDGRHYILDLLRTFPPDVNFLKLDEELSKDCKTLGFPIEHKHKLSCLRQELLEAFVESRYLMFIKHAAFQLQQLNTVKRQQKQETKEDEKKGDIKAIEQNPEATKDGNKQVEESNNNVKVEEEPVKVVDPAKKPKEKSTELPKVQTEEAKKLMESLLSSDEKNESKEVMKRACEAVGSLKEYEFDIRFNPDVYSPGIKHVENPDAANSIKKQKQLVKDAAEFLVKHQIPSFVHDCLDHTAAPMDGTTLTETLHSRGINIRYLGKVANLLAKIKQLEYLHTITVSELIVRAAKHIFTTYVQNTEMMSMASAISHFLNCFLTTTATLPNAGMESDALIKSGSSSGKQQRRQNKRSSGSKGGKSSFQCTQDNNEWQLLTPKSLWAQIQQELKSYWDYELASAGSQDSVEQIVAHNRLQKISLLRAFCLKTGVQILLREYNFEMKNKPTFVESDIVNVFPVVKHINPRASDAYNFYTTGQSKIQQGYFKDGYDLISEALNLLNNVYGAMHPENAQCLRMLARLSYIMGDPQEALAIQQRAVLMSERVNGIDHPYTIAEYAPLALYCFANSQISTALKLLYRARYLATIVCGENHPDIALLDSNISLILHAVGEYELSLRFLEHALALNIKYHGVKSLKVAVSYHLVARTQSCMGDFRSALNNEKETYAIYKQQLGENHEKTQESSECLRHLTQQAVVLQKKMNDIYSNGKLTSGLPPIHIQPPSMGSVLDMLNAINGIIFVQISSKEIANLKNEIEKRQKEVGPPTVVQANQEEVDRMLTETMAKTAAGIPFEEHDKHELPNDACDVSGSGSNSQDSSSQPKNDQQATGATS; encoded by the exons ATGGCCCTCGGCACGGAGAAAATCGACGGCAACTCGACTTCATCGGTCTCCAAAGGCGGACCGGCAGCGGCAGCTACTAATGCAGAGTCAAAGAAAAAAG GAAACGGCAAAAAGCAGAGGAACAGCAAAGAAAAGGAATCGTCTCCGCCACTAACCGGCGGGAAGCAAACCTCCAAAGAACCCCAAGTGAATGGTCACAGCGAAGCAATCAATGGCGGCGTGAATGGTCATGCCTCGGAAACGGAACACCAGAATGGGACAGACGCGGATAGCAGCGGCAAGAAGAAATCCGACTCGGAAGTGATGGAAATAATCCAGGATACGGGTTTTACGGTGCAGATTCTGTCCCCCGGTGTGGAGGCGCTTTCGGTGCAGGTTTCTAGCATGGAATTGGTGCAGGAAATTCATCAACTGCTGATGGATCGGGATGATACGTGCCATCGGACGTGTTTCTCGCTGCAGCTGGACGGAGTCACATTGGATAACTTTGCTGAGCTCAAAAACATTGAAGGACTGAAGGATGGCTCGATAATAAAGGTCGTTGAAGAACCGTACACTATGCGTGAGGCAAGAATTCATGTGCGTCATGTGCGTGATTTGCTCAAATCGATGGATCCAGCGGATGCCTACAATGGGTTGGACTGCAGTTCGCTCACGTTCCTACACTCGATTACTCAGGGCGACATTCTAGAGAAGAAAAAAGGGCGCTCGGATAGCGTGGATTGTACTCCGCCGGAGTTCATAATGCCAGGGGCAAAGGAGAGACCGTTGCTTCCACTTCACCCAGGTGTTGGCAAAAAAGGTCCTCAACCGTTGAAGGTGCTGACAACGTCCGCTTGGAATCCACCACCGGGACCAAGAAAGCTACACGGTGATTTGATGTATCTGTATGTTGTGACCATGGAAGATAGAAGACTGCACATTTCTGCCTGTCCTCGGGGATTCTTTATAAATCAATCGTCAGATGATGTGTTCGATCCTCGCCCAGACAATCCGAGCTATCTTTGCCATTCGTTGATAGATTTGCTCTCACAGATATCGCCGACTTTCAGGCGGTGCTTTGCACAGATGCAGAAGAAGCGAACTCAGCGTCATCCGTTCGAACGAGTGGCGACTCCATATCAGGTTTACACGTGGTCTGCCCCTGCGCTGGAGCATACGATCGATGCCATTCGGGCGGAGGATACTTTCTCGTCGAAACTTGGCTACGAGGAACATATTCCCGGCCAAACGAGGGATTGGAACGAGGAGCTGCAAACAACACGGGAACTTCCGCGGGAAACCCTTCCGGAGAGGTTGTTGCGTGAACGTGCCATATTTAAAGTTCATAGTGATTTCGTGACCGCTGCAACCCGGGGTGCGATGGCTGTGATTGATGGGAATGTAATGGCGATTAACCCGGGAGAGGATTCCAAGATGCAAATgttcatctggaacaatatatTTTTCTCGCTTGGGTTCGATGTGAGGGATCACTATAAGGAGCTTGGAGGAGATGCCGCGGCATTCGTTGCACCACGGAATGATCTCCATGGTGTTCGAGTTTATTCGGCCGTGGATGTTGAAGGATTATACACATTGGGGACAGTGGTTATCGATTACCGCGGATATAGAGTCACCGCTCAGTCAATTATTCCCGGAATCCTAGAGAGGGAACAGGAGCAATCTGTGGTGTATGGATCGATTGACTTTGGGAAAACGGTGCTGTCGCACGAGAAATATCTCGAACTTCTGAACAGCGCGGGAAAACATCTGAAAATATTACCACACAGTGTCTTAAACGATAAGGGTGAGGAGATCGAACTGTGTTCATCGGTTGAATGTAAGGGAATAATTGGAAACGATGGTCGGCACTACATTTTGGATTTGTTGCGAACGTTCCCACCTGATGTGAACTTCCTAAAATTGGACGAAGAGCTTAGCAAAGACTGCAAAACTCTCGGATTTCCGATAGAGCACAAGCACAAACTGAGCTGCCTACGGCAAGAGCTGTTGGAAGCATTTGTAGAGAGTCGCTATCTGATGTTCATCAAGCATGCTGCCTTCCAGTTGCAGCAACTGAACACCGTTAAGCGTCAGCAGAAGCAGGAGACCAAAGAAGACGAGAAGAAAGGAGATATCAAGGCCATAGAACAGAACCCAGAAGCCACAAAGGATGGAAATAAACAGGTCGAGGAGTCCAACAATAACGTCAAAGTAGAAGAAGAACCAGTGAAAGTAGTAGATCCCGCTAAAAAACCAAAAGAAAAATCTACCGAATTGCCCAAGGTTCAAACGGAGGAAGCCAAAAAACTAATGGAATCACTGTTGTCAAGTGATGAGAAGAACGAAAGCAAGGAAGTTATGAAACGAGCATGTGAAGCAGTGGGATCATTGAAGGAATATGAATTTGACATTCGCTTCAATCCGGATGTGTACTCTCCTGGTATCAAGCACGTGGAAAATCCGGACGCAGCCAATTCGAtcaaaaagcaaaagcagctaGTGAAAGATGCAGCCGAATTTTTAGTGAAGCATCAAATACCAAGCTTTGTGCACGATTGCTTGGATCACACGGCTGCTCCAATGGACGGCACCACTTTAACGGAAACTTTGCACAGTCGTGGTATTAATATTCGCTATTTGGGGAAGGTCGCCAACCTATTGGCCAAAATCAAACAGCTGGAATATcttcacacaatcacagtctCCGAGTTGATTGTCCGAGCTGCCAAGCACATCTTCACTACTTACGTGCAAAACACCGAAATGATGAGTATGGCATCGGCTATCAGTCATTTCTTGAATTGCTTCCTAACCACCACCGCAACGCTACCGAACGCCGGAATGGAATCGGATGCACTTATCAAGTCGGGTTCCTCCAGTGGCAAACAACAGCGGCGACAGAATAAGCGTTCCTCGGGCAGCAAAGGTGGCAAATCCTCATTCCAGTGCACCCAAGATAATAACGAATGGCAGCTGCTCACTCCCAAATCTCTCTGGGCTCAGATCCAGCAGGAACTGAAATCATACTGGGACTACGAACTGGCTTCCGCGGGTTCCCAGGATTCGGTCGAACAGATTGTCGCCCACAATAGGCTGCAGAAGATCAGCCTGCTGCGAGCATTTTGCCTCAAGACTGGTGTCCAAATTCTGCTCCGCGAGTACAACTTCGAGATGAAGAACAAGCCTACGTTTGTGGAGAGTGATATAGTGAATGTTTTCCCCGTTGTTAAACACATCAACCCGAGAGCTTCCGATGCGTACAACTTTTACACTACCGGCCAGAGCAAAATTCAGCAGGGTTACTTCAAGGATGGTTATGATCTGATCAGCGAAGCCCTGAACTTGTTGAATAACGTCTATGGTGCTATGCATCCGGAGAACGCACAATGCTTAAGGATGTTGGCTCGATTGAGCTATATTATGGGTGATCCACAGGAGGCTCTGGCCATCCAACAGCGGGCTGTTTTGATGAGCGAGCGGGTTAATGGTATTGATCATCCATATACAATTGCTGAATAT GCTCCTCTTGCTTTGTATTGCTTTGCCAACAGTCAAATCAGCACTGCCCTCAAGTTGCTGTATCGTGCTAGATACCTCGCAACCATAGTGTGTGGTGAGAATCATCCGGATATCGCACTGCTGGAT AGCAATATCAGTCTTATTCTGCATGCCGTCGGGGAGTACGAACTCTCGCTACGGTTCCTCGAACACGCGTTAGCACTAAACATCAAATACCACGGTGTGAAATCGTTGAAGGTCGCAGTGAGCTATCATTTGGTGGCCCGAACACAGAGTTGCATGGGTGATTTCCGATCGGCGTTGAACAATGAGAAGGAAACGTATGCCATTTACAAGCAACAG CTGGGCGAGAATCACGAGAAGACCCAAGAATCTTCAGAATGTTTGCGTCATCTTACCCAGCAAGCGGTCGTGTTGCAGAAGAAAATGAATGACATATACTCGAATGGCAAGCTGACCAGTGGATTGCCACCGATTCACATCCAGCCGCCGTCGATGGGTTCGGTGCTGGATATGCTGAACGCCATCAACGGcattatttttgttcaaataag CTCGAAGGAGATAGCAAACCTGAAGAACGAGATCGAGAAACGGCAGAAAGAGGTCGGTCCACCCACTGTAGTGCAGGCAAACCAGGAAGAGGTTGATCGTATGCTGACCGAAACGATGGCCAAAACAGCTGCCGGGATTCCGTTCGAAGAGCACGATAAACATGAACTTCCTAATGATGCGTGTGATGTCAGCGGCAGCGGCAGCAACAGTCAAGACAGCAGTAGTCAACCGAAAAACGACCAGCAGGCAACTGGCGCTACAAGCTGA
- the LOC129768428 gene encoding clustered mitochondria protein homolog isoform X2 → MEIIQDTGFTVQILSPGVEALSVQVSSMELVQEIHQLLMDRDDTCHRTCFSLQLDGVTLDNFAELKNIEGLKDGSIIKVVEEPYTMREARIHVRHVRDLLKSMDPADAYNGLDCSSLTFLHSITQGDILEKKKGRSDSVDCTPPEFIMPGAKERPLLPLHPGVGKKGPQPLKVLTTSAWNPPPGPRKLHGDLMYLYVVTMEDRRLHISACPRGFFINQSSDDVFDPRPDNPSYLCHSLIDLLSQISPTFRRCFAQMQKKRTQRHPFERVATPYQVYTWSAPALEHTIDAIRAEDTFSSKLGYEEHIPGQTRDWNEELQTTRELPRETLPERLLRERAIFKVHSDFVTAATRGAMAVIDGNVMAINPGEDSKMQMFIWNNIFFSLGFDVRDHYKELGGDAAAFVAPRNDLHGVRVYSAVDVEGLYTLGTVVIDYRGYRVTAQSIIPGILEREQEQSVVYGSIDFGKTVLSHEKYLELLNSAGKHLKILPHSVLNDKGEEIELCSSVECKGIIGNDGRHYILDLLRTFPPDVNFLKLDEELSKDCKTLGFPIEHKHKLSCLRQELLEAFVESRYLMFIKHAAFQLQQLNTVKRQQKQETKEDEKKGDIKAIEQNPEATKDGNKQVEESNNNVKVEEEPVKVVDPAKKPKEKSTELPKVQTEEAKKLMESLLSSDEKNESKEVMKRACEAVGSLKEYEFDIRFNPDVYSPGIKHVENPDAANSIKKQKQLVKDAAEFLVKHQIPSFVHDCLDHTAAPMDGTTLTETLHSRGINIRYLGKVANLLAKIKQLEYLHTITVSELIVRAAKHIFTTYVQNTEMMSMASAISHFLNCFLTTTATLPNAGMESDALIKSGSSSGKQQRRQNKRSSGSKGGKSSFQCTQDNNEWQLLTPKSLWAQIQQELKSYWDYELASAGSQDSVEQIVAHNRLQKISLLRAFCLKTGVQILLREYNFEMKNKPTFVESDIVNVFPVVKHINPRASDAYNFYTTGQSKIQQGYFKDGYDLISEALNLLNNVYGAMHPENAQCLRMLARLSYIMGDPQEALAIQQRAVLMSERVNGIDHPYTIAEYAPLALYCFANSQISTALKLLYRARYLATIVCGENHPDIALLDSNISLILHAVGEYELSLRFLEHALALNIKYHGVKSLKVAVSYHLVARTQSCMGDFRSALNNEKETYAIYKQQLGENHEKTQESSECLRHLTQQAVVLQKKMNDIYSNGKLTSGLPPIHIQPPSMGSVLDMLNAINGIIFVQISSKEIANLKNEIEKRQKEVGPPTVVQANQEEVDRMLTETMAKTAAGIPFEEHDKHELPNDACDVSGSGSNSQDSSSQPKNDQQATGATS, encoded by the exons ATGGAAATAATCCAGGATACGGGTTTTACGGTGCAGATTCTGTCCCCCGGTGTGGAGGCGCTTTCGGTGCAGGTTTCTAGCATGGAATTGGTGCAGGAAATTCATCAACTGCTGATGGATCGGGATGATACGTGCCATCGGACGTGTTTCTCGCTGCAGCTGGACGGAGTCACATTGGATAACTTTGCTGAGCTCAAAAACATTGAAGGACTGAAGGATGGCTCGATAATAAAGGTCGTTGAAGAACCGTACACTATGCGTGAGGCAAGAATTCATGTGCGTCATGTGCGTGATTTGCTCAAATCGATGGATCCAGCGGATGCCTACAATGGGTTGGACTGCAGTTCGCTCACGTTCCTACACTCGATTACTCAGGGCGACATTCTAGAGAAGAAAAAAGGGCGCTCGGATAGCGTGGATTGTACTCCGCCGGAGTTCATAATGCCAGGGGCAAAGGAGAGACCGTTGCTTCCACTTCACCCAGGTGTTGGCAAAAAAGGTCCTCAACCGTTGAAGGTGCTGACAACGTCCGCTTGGAATCCACCACCGGGACCAAGAAAGCTACACGGTGATTTGATGTATCTGTATGTTGTGACCATGGAAGATAGAAGACTGCACATTTCTGCCTGTCCTCGGGGATTCTTTATAAATCAATCGTCAGATGATGTGTTCGATCCTCGCCCAGACAATCCGAGCTATCTTTGCCATTCGTTGATAGATTTGCTCTCACAGATATCGCCGACTTTCAGGCGGTGCTTTGCACAGATGCAGAAGAAGCGAACTCAGCGTCATCCGTTCGAACGAGTGGCGACTCCATATCAGGTTTACACGTGGTCTGCCCCTGCGCTGGAGCATACGATCGATGCCATTCGGGCGGAGGATACTTTCTCGTCGAAACTTGGCTACGAGGAACATATTCCCGGCCAAACGAGGGATTGGAACGAGGAGCTGCAAACAACACGGGAACTTCCGCGGGAAACCCTTCCGGAGAGGTTGTTGCGTGAACGTGCCATATTTAAAGTTCATAGTGATTTCGTGACCGCTGCAACCCGGGGTGCGATGGCTGTGATTGATGGGAATGTAATGGCGATTAACCCGGGAGAGGATTCCAAGATGCAAATgttcatctggaacaatatatTTTTCTCGCTTGGGTTCGATGTGAGGGATCACTATAAGGAGCTTGGAGGAGATGCCGCGGCATTCGTTGCACCACGGAATGATCTCCATGGTGTTCGAGTTTATTCGGCCGTGGATGTTGAAGGATTATACACATTGGGGACAGTGGTTATCGATTACCGCGGATATAGAGTCACCGCTCAGTCAATTATTCCCGGAATCCTAGAGAGGGAACAGGAGCAATCTGTGGTGTATGGATCGATTGACTTTGGGAAAACGGTGCTGTCGCACGAGAAATATCTCGAACTTCTGAACAGCGCGGGAAAACATCTGAAAATATTACCACACAGTGTCTTAAACGATAAGGGTGAGGAGATCGAACTGTGTTCATCGGTTGAATGTAAGGGAATAATTGGAAACGATGGTCGGCACTACATTTTGGATTTGTTGCGAACGTTCCCACCTGATGTGAACTTCCTAAAATTGGACGAAGAGCTTAGCAAAGACTGCAAAACTCTCGGATTTCCGATAGAGCACAAGCACAAACTGAGCTGCCTACGGCAAGAGCTGTTGGAAGCATTTGTAGAGAGTCGCTATCTGATGTTCATCAAGCATGCTGCCTTCCAGTTGCAGCAACTGAACACCGTTAAGCGTCAGCAGAAGCAGGAGACCAAAGAAGACGAGAAGAAAGGAGATATCAAGGCCATAGAACAGAACCCAGAAGCCACAAAGGATGGAAATAAACAGGTCGAGGAGTCCAACAATAACGTCAAAGTAGAAGAAGAACCAGTGAAAGTAGTAGATCCCGCTAAAAAACCAAAAGAAAAATCTACCGAATTGCCCAAGGTTCAAACGGAGGAAGCCAAAAAACTAATGGAATCACTGTTGTCAAGTGATGAGAAGAACGAAAGCAAGGAAGTTATGAAACGAGCATGTGAAGCAGTGGGATCATTGAAGGAATATGAATTTGACATTCGCTTCAATCCGGATGTGTACTCTCCTGGTATCAAGCACGTGGAAAATCCGGACGCAGCCAATTCGAtcaaaaagcaaaagcagctaGTGAAAGATGCAGCCGAATTTTTAGTGAAGCATCAAATACCAAGCTTTGTGCACGATTGCTTGGATCACACGGCTGCTCCAATGGACGGCACCACTTTAACGGAAACTTTGCACAGTCGTGGTATTAATATTCGCTATTTGGGGAAGGTCGCCAACCTATTGGCCAAAATCAAACAGCTGGAATATcttcacacaatcacagtctCCGAGTTGATTGTCCGAGCTGCCAAGCACATCTTCACTACTTACGTGCAAAACACCGAAATGATGAGTATGGCATCGGCTATCAGTCATTTCTTGAATTGCTTCCTAACCACCACCGCAACGCTACCGAACGCCGGAATGGAATCGGATGCACTTATCAAGTCGGGTTCCTCCAGTGGCAAACAACAGCGGCGACAGAATAAGCGTTCCTCGGGCAGCAAAGGTGGCAAATCCTCATTCCAGTGCACCCAAGATAATAACGAATGGCAGCTGCTCACTCCCAAATCTCTCTGGGCTCAGATCCAGCAGGAACTGAAATCATACTGGGACTACGAACTGGCTTCCGCGGGTTCCCAGGATTCGGTCGAACAGATTGTCGCCCACAATAGGCTGCAGAAGATCAGCCTGCTGCGAGCATTTTGCCTCAAGACTGGTGTCCAAATTCTGCTCCGCGAGTACAACTTCGAGATGAAGAACAAGCCTACGTTTGTGGAGAGTGATATAGTGAATGTTTTCCCCGTTGTTAAACACATCAACCCGAGAGCTTCCGATGCGTACAACTTTTACACTACCGGCCAGAGCAAAATTCAGCAGGGTTACTTCAAGGATGGTTATGATCTGATCAGCGAAGCCCTGAACTTGTTGAATAACGTCTATGGTGCTATGCATCCGGAGAACGCACAATGCTTAAGGATGTTGGCTCGATTGAGCTATATTATGGGTGATCCACAGGAGGCTCTGGCCATCCAACAGCGGGCTGTTTTGATGAGCGAGCGGGTTAATGGTATTGATCATCCATATACAATTGCTGAATAT GCTCCTCTTGCTTTGTATTGCTTTGCCAACAGTCAAATCAGCACTGCCCTCAAGTTGCTGTATCGTGCTAGATACCTCGCAACCATAGTGTGTGGTGAGAATCATCCGGATATCGCACTGCTGGAT AGCAATATCAGTCTTATTCTGCATGCCGTCGGGGAGTACGAACTCTCGCTACGGTTCCTCGAACACGCGTTAGCACTAAACATCAAATACCACGGTGTGAAATCGTTGAAGGTCGCAGTGAGCTATCATTTGGTGGCCCGAACACAGAGTTGCATGGGTGATTTCCGATCGGCGTTGAACAATGAGAAGGAAACGTATGCCATTTACAAGCAACAG CTGGGCGAGAATCACGAGAAGACCCAAGAATCTTCAGAATGTTTGCGTCATCTTACCCAGCAAGCGGTCGTGTTGCAGAAGAAAATGAATGACATATACTCGAATGGCAAGCTGACCAGTGGATTGCCACCGATTCACATCCAGCCGCCGTCGATGGGTTCGGTGCTGGATATGCTGAACGCCATCAACGGcattatttttgttcaaataag CTCGAAGGAGATAGCAAACCTGAAGAACGAGATCGAGAAACGGCAGAAAGAGGTCGGTCCACCCACTGTAGTGCAGGCAAACCAGGAAGAGGTTGATCGTATGCTGACCGAAACGATGGCCAAAACAGCTGCCGGGATTCCGTTCGAAGAGCACGATAAACATGAACTTCCTAATGATGCGTGTGATGTCAGCGGCAGCGGCAGCAACAGTCAAGACAGCAGTAGTCAACCGAAAAACGACCAGCAGGCAACTGGCGCTACAAGCTGA